GACCTTACTGACTAACTTAACGCCAAAAAACATCCAAGTCGAAAACGATATGGCCTTTAATGTGCCCAATAATGATGGCTATTTCCAAGGTGATATGAAGCTGTCTTATGCTAAGTTAAAAGATGAATTCAATCGCTCTGATTATCAGTTTTTTCTACAAAATGGTGGTCAAGACTGCACTTCAGCTAGCGACCAACGTATCAATGCTCAACGCTTCTGCTTTACAGTACCTGTCAAAGGTGCAATCTATCCGCAAGTGACTAATCTAAGCATGATTCAGTCAAAATATCAGGCATTGACCAAACCATATACGGTAACTTTTTATAGTCAGTCACAGCAAAGTGAGGTTACGCGCAGTGGAAAAAGTGGCGCAGAAAAGCTTATTTTACTGCCCTTTGCTGTTGCATTTGATGTAATTACCTTTCCGGTTCAGCTGCTTGATAGCGTAGCCAATTAGAACCGTAGACAGTTAAAGTAAGAATGTATTAAATTAAAACGTATCCTATTCACTTTTATGTTTACTGGCATTGTTTTGCGAAGTACAGGCGAGTAGTATTTGTTATAAACCCTACTCTTCAGCAATTATTCAATGAGCGGTCATAATGAATCAAATTAGCGAGTGGATACTGGCTATCATGGCAAAGTTTGGTTACCTTGGTATTATATTTGCTATGTTCGCCGAAAACGTTTTTCCACCTATACCTTCTGAACTCATTATGCCAGCAGCAGGTTTTGCCGCATCAAGAGGTGATTTGAATTTAATATTAGTCATATTAGCCGGAACGTTTGGCGCTATGCTAGGTGCATTGCCGTTATATTATCTAGGGAGCATATTCGATAAAGAACGCTTGATGACACTAACAGAGAAATACGGCAAATATGTGTTTGTAAAGCCTGAGGATATATCAGCTACGAATGATTGGTTTGATAACCACGGTAAAAAAGCAGTATTTTTTGGAAGAATGGTACCCGGTATTCGCTCGTTTATCTCGATTCCCGCCGGCATGAATAAAATGCCGCTATTATCTTTTTTAGCCTTAACTGCATTAGGGTCTAGCATCTGGACAACTGTATTAACGCTTGCGGGTTATTATTTTGGTGAAAACTATCAGGTGGTTGAAACTACGCTAGCACCTTACTCCAAGATTTTTGGCGCATTGGCTTTAATTATTATCGTTGGTTGGTTTATAAAACGGCGACTATCTGATTAAATTCCTGAGTCCTATCGTTAATTTTGATATGTATGCAATCAATTCTAGAAAAACAAATAATACCCCTGCAGGATTGGATAAAAAAATGATTATGTATTACCTAGTTATTTTGAATAGCAGCTCACCCCATTTATGATTTTCAAACAAAAATGGGAGAAGCATGCGTCATGATTATTAGACTTTACAAGCGATGCTGGCAGCTTTGGCTTTTTCATAAACACCATCAGCATCCAAGCCTAAGGCATTGACATCATCAAGATATTTCTGTGTACCTTTTTCAAGAGGCCCTTTCCAGTCTGGATCGTTGAGTGGATCTAGAATATCAATAACCTCGTCACCTTTATCTCGAGCTGCTTGTAATTGTACCGAATAAGTCTTATCCCACATGGCACCTACTTTCTTGCTAAGTGTCATACCTGAGTTGTCATCGATAACTTGTTTCAAATCTTCTGGCAAGCCTTCATATTTATCTTTATTCATGGTTACCATTAACGCGGAACTATAAAATGGCATATTAGTATGATATTTCGTCAGCTCATCAAGCTTAAAAGTTGCCATAGCTTCCCATGGAAAGCTCAACCCATCAACGACACCGCGCTGTAGAGAAGTATATATATCATTAGCAGGTAGTCCTACAGGAGAAGCACCCATACTTTCAATAATGTCACCCGCCACTGCTGAAGGCCTACGAATGCGCATACCTCTCATATCTTCAGGCGTTTTTATTAATTTATTCGTGCTATGTAAAGTCCCAGGTCCTGTCGCAAACATGAACAATAAGTGCGAGTCCTCGTATTCACTAGCAATAGTACCATTGTCATAAAGCGTCTGTAACATACAGCCTGTCTGCGTAGACGAATTAGACAAACCTGGAAGCTCTGCGATTTGAGACAGTGGGAATCGACCGCTGGTATAACCTTGTACTTGGGAGCCGATGTCAATCGTTCCTTTTACTGCAGACTCATAAGCGGTATCTGCTTTACTAATCGTTGCTGAAGGATAGACTTCGACCTTGAGACGTCCGTTAGAATCTGCTTCGATTTTTTTGGCCCATGGTTCAAATATCTGCTCGTTGATATCGGAGGTCGATGGATAAAAGTGTGAAAAACGTAGAATGGTAGTTTCCTGAGATGAGGCCGCGTCACTACTGCTATCAGACTGGTTAGAACAACCAAGTAGGCTGACAGCTGCAAGCGCCGTTATAGATAATAGAGGGGCAAGTTTCACTATTAATTCCTTTTGATAGTGATTGAAAATAAGAGGTTGTTTTCTTGATTGGCTAGATAGTTGCGAGCTTGTCGATTCAGATTTTTTGCAGCATATATGCTATTCATTGATAAATAAGCTTCTATAGAATTCAGAAGAATTATCACTAATGCTAAATTAAAAAGCTATTTAAAATGGAAAACACTATTTGAAATTAGCAGCTATAATGATAGCTGTCAAATCATTTTATGACGTGTTTATACAGGTATTATTAATAATCATATACTCAGTAAGCTCATTCTTATTACAAACTTTACGCATTAAAAATAATGATAAAAGTCTGATACATTAGATAAGTAGCACCATAAAATATTATTATAAGTTCATACTAGAAAACTTATAAGTAAGGAACTTATGTATACAGAACCATGAATACTACATTACAATTAGTGCTGCTTTATATATGGACGTACCTCTACACAAGGAAGAACACATGACAGGGATTGAGTTTTATACCAATGGTCATATCATTAGCGAAGCTGACAGTATGCGCCAAAAGCTCGGCGCGTTGGCCAAGCAGTACTCTGCAACATCGGCTATTATCGTTACGGATGCTGGCATCACTCAGCTAGGCTATGTCGATATTGCTCAGCAATCGTTGCAAGAAGCTGGCATACAAGTAGTTGTCTTCGATGCCGTTGTAGCCGACCCGCCTGTTCAAGTCGTCAATGACGCTATCAAAATTGCTAGAGACAACAAGTGTAATCTGGTTATTGGTTTAGGTGGTGGAAGCTCTATCGATACTGCAAAAATTGTCGCTTTATATCCAAACGACTTTGAATCGGTAAATGATATTTTGGATAAAGATGTTAGTGGTTTTAACAAGCTACCTCTGTTTGCGATACCGACCACCGCTGGTACTGGTGCAGAATCCACCTTTGTATCAGTCATCACGGCAAAAGATGGCAGCAAGAAAGCGATTTATACCCCAAAAATCCTACCCGATGTTGCCATTTTAGATGCGACGCTGACCCTTAAGCTACCTCGCCACATTACTGCTGCAACAGCACTTGATGCCATGGTGCATTGTGTTGAAGCTTATACCAGCCGTACGAAAAAAAACCCCATCTCAGACGCATTAGCGCTTAAAGGCTTGCAGATGCTCTGGAGTAATTTCGAAAAAGTATTAAATCAAGGCGATGATATCGATGCCCGGGCCGATATGCTACTAGGCTCCACGCTGGCTGGTATAGCTTTCGTCAATTCTTCCGTAGCCGCTGTACATGGACTCTCCTACCCACTTAGTATCAACTTTCATATTCCACATGGACATGCCAATGCTCTTGTCATGTGCGGCGTCTTTACCTTTAACTTATCAGCAGCAGCACCTCTGTATGCAGAGCTGGCTCGTGCCGTCATGCCTGCTCAAATATCTGGTATGAATGATTTCGACGCGGCCAGCCAGTTCATCAATCAATTGCGAGGTTTTTTAGAGATGAGCGGCCTTAAATACCGTTTGAGTGAATTAGATATTACAGACCAAGATATCCCTGCTTTAGCGGACATAGTGACGAATACTTATGCCAGACTGATTGCGACCAATCCTAAGGATATGACGTTAGATGAAGTTACAACGATATATAAGGAGATACTCTAAAAGAAAAACTGTCATTATTTAAAATAATTGTACTGATTTATCAAGGAAGATAACCACTAATCAAGGGAAATAATTATGTCGAAATATGAGTTAGACGTTGTCGTTGATGACTTTCATTATTTAGAAGGCCCTCGCTGGTATAAAAACGCTTTATGGTTCGTCGATTTTTATACGCAAGGGGTTTACCGCGTTAATGAGCAAGGCGTGGCAGAAAAAATCGTCCATATTGAACAGCAACCTTCTGGTTTAGGTTGGTTGCCTGACGGTCGTATGTTAGTAGTATCGATGAAAGATCGTAAAGTCTTACGCTTAGAAGACAATGGCGAATTAGTCGTGCACGCTGACATTTGGGAGCATTGCGGTGGACATGCTAACGATATGGTGGTCGCCCCCAATGGCAATGCTTACGTCGGTAATTTTGGCTTTGACTTGATGGGTGGCGCTGATCATGAACATGCAGGACTGGTACTAGTTAGACCGGATGGCAGCTCACAAGTCGTTGCAGAAGGGCTGTCTTTTCCCAATGGCATGGTGATATCAGCTGATGAAAAGACCTTAATCGTCAACGAGCTATTTGGCAATAAAATCTCACAATTCGATATCAATGCAGATGGGACACTTGGCGAAAAACGTGACTTTGCAAGCTTTGGCGAATTGGGTGATGAACCAAACCTTGGTGTGCGCATAGGAAACGCCAAAATTCTACCAGATGGCCTTGCATTAGATAGCGAGGGCGCTGTTTGGATTGCAGATACTTTGAACCAGCGTGCTGTGCGTATTAGCGAGGGCGGTGAAATCTTAGAAACTGTAGATACTGCACCTGATGGCATTTTTGCTGTTGCCCTTGGTGGACAAGATGGCAAAACACTGTTTATGTGTGCTGCACCTGACTGGGATGAGGCATCACGTAAAGCTGAGACCAAAGGTCGTATGCTATCTACGCAAGTCAAAGTTGGTCATGCTGGTACGCCATAATATCGAATAAATTTTATCTAGAAATGTAAGAATCATAGTATCTCTTAGCTTTTGACAATCCTTATGTACCACAAATGCAGCGACGTAATGGCGCTGCATTTCTACGTCTATCCTTTAACAAACCTAATGCCATACTTAGACATAAAACTAGCCTGATAGTATTTTGTTTCTAATTAACTGTTTTTAAATCAGTAATAACCGTATTTATACCATCGACTTTATCATTATTTATTGCTACAGTAATTTTTCGTTGTTGGTTCATAACAGCACTTAGCACAGATACTTTATGACCTCAAACTTGTTTTAAATTTGACCTATTTTTCTACTACTGTTTTAGTACTTACTGATATTCGAGACCTTTTATGATGTTAAAAAAGCAATATGCTATCCTACTGCCTATATTAGTAGCAGCTGGTTGTGCCACTCAGCCGACAATGCAGCAATCGAGCAAACCTGTGCGTCAGGGCAACGTTAAGGTGACTCAGACTCAAACTATCAAAGTAAAACCTGCCCCTGTCATTATTCAACAACAGACTGTCATCACGCCCAAACCTAGCTATCGCAGTTTTTCAGATTGGAAGTCGGACTTCTCTATGCGTGCTATGTCTGCCGGATATAGCTCATCCGATGTCCAGCGCTTACTTAGCTCGGCCTACTTAAACGAGCAAGTTATTTCACTTGATTCAGGTCAGCCTGAGTTTTCTAAAATGCCATGGGAGTATGCAGACTCTGCGGCGTCAGATGCTCGTATCGCAACTGGTAAACGTAAATTTGCAGAGCAGCGCTCGTATTTATCAAGTTTAGAATCCCAATATGGTGTTGATGCAGAGATAATTGCCGCAATTTGGGGTATGGAATCATCTTACGGAGCGGTCACTGGCAACAGCTATCTACCAAGCGCACTTGCAAGTCTTGCCTATGATGGGCGCCGCCAAGAGTTTGCTGAAACTCAATTACTGTCACTCATGCAGCTATTACAACGTGGCGATGTATCTTGGTCTCAGCTTGAAGGCTCTTGGGCAGGTGGTATGGGACAGACGCAGTTCATCCCTGATACTTGGGTAAAACATGGTGTCGATGGCGACAGTAATGGTCATCGCAATCCGTGGTCAACAGCCGACGCGTTGGCATCAACTGCCAACTATCTAAGCAACTCAGGCTGGGTACGTGGGCTAGCGCCATTCTACGAAGTAACCTTGCCAGCATCTTTTGATTACTCTACGGTCAGCACCAAGCAGCCCGCTGCTAGATGGGCAGCCCTTGGTCTTGATACCATTGATGATGTAAATTTAGATGCGAACACACAGATGGAGCTTTGGCTACCTGCTGGCAAAGATGGCCCAGCGCTACTGCTTAGCCCTAACTTTGATGTAATAAAAGTCTATAACAACTCATCAAACTATGCATTGGGCGTCAGCTTATTAGGTAATGCAATCGTTGGAAAAAGTGGTCTACGCAAGTCATGGCCGCGTTATGAGCGTCCGCTATCGACCTCACAAGTGACCCGTTTGCAACAGCGCTTAACCAGTGCAGGCTACGATACCAAAGGCACTGATGGGATTATCGGTACCAATACTCGTAAGGCATTTCAGAGCTGGCAGGCTAACAATGGACAAACGCCAGATGGCTTTATCAGTCAAAGTAGCGCCTCATCATTGACTAGCTGGTGAAGTTATGGCTTGTATATTTTATCTTTGATATATATCTGATAACTATATGCCTGATACAGATATACCTGTTGCCTATACTAAATTGAATAAAGCTCAACGAAGTAACAGTTTTCTATATTGAATGATTAATATGAAAAATTAGTATAAGCAAAGATAGTTTGTCTAAAAAGAAAGATAGTTAAAGAAGAAATGGGCAGCGCACATTAATTGTCGCTTGCCCCTTTTTTTAAAATATTTACACCAGTAGCTGCTAGAATTATGAGAAAGTTATTTTATAATAATATATTAGGAATCTCCCCCACAAATGCTAGTCTAACTATGTTATTACTTCCTAGTAATCCAAAAAACATGTTCAGAATAATACTATCTCTAAATTTTCGTATATGAAAGATAGTATATTTATTTTCGCTAAATAAAGATACCTGTAAAAACAGGTTGATTAGAAAATATTTTACGCAAACAACTTCAATTATACGATGATATATAAATATTACTGGTTACGGAAATAAGTTAATAATAGAAACTATAAATATGGAGGCATTTATTCTATTTACCAAATAACCTCATCTATTTCTTAATTAAAGCAAAGAAATCATCAGTACCAACTCATACCCTTAATAATCATCTCAGTTATATCTCCTTAGCTCAATGGCTACTAAATATTTATAACCCTGCATCTTCTTGTGTAAGCGCAACTATCTTAATAGGTACAGCGTAAGTCCATGGTGCGCCGCTTGTACAAATAAACTTACCATTTTCAAAGTACATAATACGGGCTGTAAAGTCGTTGTTTTCGTGATCCGTAATAGCACGCTCATCACTTTCGTCATCGACCGCACACCATATATTTTGGTGGCCATTTTTCAGCATTGCTCGGGTTAGGTCGCTACCTTTTAACTGATTATTCATTTTAAACTCCTCAGTCATTAGTTATATTGAAAGTTTAGAATATTTAGTACATCATAGTATTTTAAAGATTTTATCTTTCGTACTTTTAGTTAAAAAAATATGTCTATACAACTATCATATGCTAAAAAATCTAGACGGTAACATCTACAGATTAATTAAATGGTTTCCATGTTTTCTTTAGATAAACTAAATACGTAAAATTAGTAAGTGCTTATCCAAAAGATATGAATTAGATTAATCATTACTTAACTTAACAAACTAATAGTGCTGTCGGCTACCACTTATTTTTTTATTGTCATAAGTGGTACGAATGTACTCTTAAGTGGTAAAAAAAATAAAGCAAATGCTGATTTTACATCCCAATAAAAATTATAAGCGTTAATGAATGGTGATATATTCAAAATCAGGTTTATACATCCAAAATACTTGATATATAAGCTAATACTATATTTTTATAAGTTTGATACTCTCCCCACATCTAGCAAGTATTGCTCAAAAATATCCGTAAACTCAGGTAAAATAGAGCTTATGACAGCTTTTACCTCACCTGCCCCTCGTAAGATTATTCATCTCGATATGGATGCCTTTTATGCCAGCGTTGAACAACGGGATTTTCCACAATATCGTGGTAAGCCTTTGGTCGTTGGTGGAGATCCTAGTGGACGTGGCGTAGTAGCCGCTGCCAGCTATGAGGTGCGTCAGTTTGGAGTGCGCTCTGCGATGTCCTGTTATGAGGCACGCAAACGTTGTCCAGATGTAATATTCGTACGACCGCGTTTTGATGTATATCGTGCTGTCAGCACCCAGATTCGTACTATTATGTATAGCTTAACACCGCGTGTTGAGCCGCTATCTTTAGATGAAGCTTATCTGGATGTTACGGGTCTACAAGTGCATAAAGGTTCAGCGACATTGATGGCTAACTGGTTGAGGGCACAGATACTAGAGCAAACAGGGCTAACAGCGTCAGCAGGCGTTTCGTTCAATAAGATGTTGGCAAAGATTGCCTCTGATATCCATAAACCTAACGGTACCGCCATTATCACACCCGATGACGCAGAAGCGTTTATTAGTACGCTACCTATAGAGCGCTTTCATGGAATTGGTAAGGCAACAGCCAAACGCTTACACGCAATGGGCGTAAGTAATGGAGCTGATCTTCGAAAGGTATCTTCAGTTACATTGGTTAATGAGTTCGGCAAGCGTGGGCAGTTCTATCATGATATTGCCCACGGTCGTGATGAGCGACCAGTGAAATCTGAGCGTCAGCATAAATCGGTCGGTTCAGAAACTACCTTTAGGGATAACTTGAGTGACAACGAACAATTACGCGCACAAATTTATGAGCAAAACGCTGATGCATTCAGACAAATGAACAATAAGCAGCTTATTGCTTATACCATTACACTCAAGATAAAATATGCTGACTTTACGCAAATAACGCGTTCATATACCTTATCTACTGTGTTTATAAATGCAGAGTCTGCACATTATTGGTTAGATAAGCTGTTTTTAGATATACCGCGTACACTGCCTATCAGACTTGTAGGTGTAACCTATTCATCTTTAATGCCTGCAACCCAGATCCTGCCGCAGCTTAATCTATTCGATTAAGACTTATGATTCGTTTCTATTAATTCGTTTCTGTATTTGAACTTTAATGCAAAGCAGTAATCAATATAAGATTGCTTAGGCTATTTTTATAGTAGGCATAATAGTTAAAAGCCATTAGGAATTTTTCACGCTATTATCCCGTTTCTGCTAAACTTATGCCAAAATTTTTAATTGCCTTCATCATGCATTATGAGTAACTTCAGTTTTAAAACTGCCAATCCTAATATAGACAACGATACCAATATGAATGATATTAAACACGACGATGCCCCACTGACTTATCTAAGCGTTGCTGATTATGATTATGAGCTACCTGACGAGTTAATCGCCCGCTATCCCTTGGCCCAACGCTCAGACTCTAAGCTGCTTTATCTGCCAGCTATAGATCACAAAGAACAACCAAGTCAGCCTCAAGACCACTTGTTTACGGCATTGCCATCCTTGCTCAGTGCCGGTGATCTTATTGTCTTTAATGATACTAAGGTAATGAAAGCGCGACTATTCGGTAAAAAAGACACTGGAGGGCGCGTTGAAGTACTGATTGAGCGTTTGGTAGATAGCTCAGGATTAAAAGACAATGTTGATATAAACAATGAAACATTAGCCATGTATTCAAACATCGCATTGGGTCATGTTAAAGCTAGTAAAGCGCCAAAGCTTGGACAACGCTTATGGCTAGCTGACGAGCGTATGAGCTGTGAGATGATTGGTCGTCAAGACAACTTATTTATCTTAGCCTTCGATGCCCCTGTTTTGCCTGATTTAGAGCTTTATGGTGAGTTGCCAATACCACCCTATTTTGATCGCCATGCCGATGCGACTGACAATACTCGTTATCAAACGATATTTCATGATCCAGCCAAACTTGCCAGCGTTGCTGCTCCTACAGCCAGTCTACATTTTGATGAAACTGTGCTGTCAGCTTTGGCTAATAAAGGTATTAATACAGCCTTTGTCACTTTGCATGTTGGTGCTGGCACATTTGCGCCAGTTAAGACAGAAAACCTGCTCAATCATACTATGCACAGCGAATATGCACACCTACCACAAGCGACCGCAGATTTGATTAATCAAACCCATGCAAAGGGTAATAAGGTTATCGCTGTTGGCACGACTGTTGCACGTGTTCTAGAGACCGCTTATCAAAAAACGGCAAATAATGGCCAATCTGTTGCCACTTGGTCAGGAGATACGGACATATTTATATATCCTGGTTTTAAATTTGGCGTTATTGATCGCTTGATAACCAATTTCCATTTACCCAAATCTACCTTACTAATGCTTGTATCCGCATTTGCAGGTAAAGCAGCTATTGAACAGGCTTATCAACACGCAATTAGCCATCAGTACCGCTTTTTTAGCTATGGGGATGCCATGTTGTTGGATAAAAAAGCTTTTTAATAAATTTAAGTATCACTCATCTCTTGGTGATGTTGGTAATGAACACTACGAAACAAATGGTAAACTGAATATTATTTTGCTAAAAACACGGATAGCTATTACACCATTATAAAGAGTACTGTTATTAGTTATTCTCATAAGACACTATAAAAGGGCTGCGCATGTCTTGGCATTTACCTCATCGATTGACCAATATTCATCACGCGGTGTCAATAACACTACTTTGTTCTGTGAGCTCTGTAGTGTTGCTACCTGTTGCACAAGCAGCCACTATGGGTAAAACAATTATTACCTCTGCCCAGCACGAACCTTTGACTGCAAGTATTACAGTAACTGACATTAATGCTAAGGATTTTGCCGCCAGTCTTGCAAGTCCTGTCGTTTATCAACAGATGGGGCTAACCCCAACAGCATCAATGGCAGTAAGGTTTGTAGCAACTTCTGCCACTACTGGTCAACTGCTTATTAATACCTCACAACCGGTATCAATGCCATTTGCAGATGTAGTACTGGCAATAAATGACAATGGTCAGCGCAATGTAGTACCTAAGACTTTACTTATGCCACTTGGTAACAATGTTCCGATTAAGCAGCCTAATCGAGTTATGTCAGGTACAAAAAAACCGAATCTACCAGTAGTGTCAAACTCTAACTCCAAACCGTTAACTGTTAGACGCGGCGCACCGCCACCGCTATTTACGTCACCGAGTATGCAAGCATCGGTATCGACGCCATCGTTGCCAGAAACCAATTCGCTTCAAACATCTAACGTTAAGACATTACCAGTTATGAGTGCTGTCAATGTACCAACCTTACCAGGGTCTCAAACTTCAAACACAGCGATTGCAAACGCCAATGTTTCGCAGGTGACGAAAGCAACAGACTTCTCTAACAATAGCTTAAATGGCAATAGCTCAAACAGTAGCAGTACTTTGAGAGATACAAACTTAATAGCAAATAATAGTAACGTTGGAAAAGCAGATAAAATAGATCATTTGAACATAAATAACTTAGAAGACGCTGCTGCTCCCAATATTAGTTCTACCAATAATAATAACAGTGGACCAAAAAATAGCGTGTTAAGCAATAATGTGCCAACAGGTGATGCTATTGGCGCTACCGGCAATATAAATAAACAGGTCGATATTTTAAATATCCAAGTGACTCGGCAGATTCAGCTGAAAGAAGACGCTATCAATAATGAAGCAAGTCAACCAATACCATTTGCAAGCAATATTGAAGCTAAAAGCATGCCATCCAAAGCTTCGCTGCCATCTTCTGCCAATGCTACCTCAAACGATAACAATAATGATAATGATAATGCTGGTATGTCAGTTGCAGCTCCGATGTCAGGTAATACAAGCCCAGCAATGACTAGTTATACTGTACAACGTAATGACAACCTTTGGATCATCTCTCAGCAGATTGCACAGCAAAACAACCTCGATGTACCAACTGTCATGAAACAAATTAAAGCGCAAAATCCTGACGCTTTTATTGCACAAGATGCTGACTTACTAAAGGCAAATGCTGAGCTTAGTCTGCCCAGCTATGACACAGT
The nucleotide sequence above comes from Psychrobacter sp. P2G3. Encoded proteins:
- a CDS encoding iron-containing alcohol dehydrogenase codes for the protein MTGIEFYTNGHIISEADSMRQKLGALAKQYSATSAIIVTDAGITQLGYVDIAQQSLQEAGIQVVVFDAVVADPPVQVVNDAIKIARDNKCNLVIGLGGGSSIDTAKIVALYPNDFESVNDILDKDVSGFNKLPLFAIPTTAGTGAESTFVSVITAKDGSKKAIYTPKILPDVAILDATLTLKLPRHITAATALDAMVHCVEAYTSRTKKNPISDALALKGLQMLWSNFEKVLNQGDDIDARADMLLGSTLAGIAFVNSSVAAVHGLSYPLSINFHIPHGHANALVMCGVFTFNLSAAAPLYAELARAVMPAQISGMNDFDAASQFINQLRGFLEMSGLKYRLSELDITDQDIPALADIVTNTYARLIATNPKDMTLDEVTTIYKEIL
- the dinB gene encoding DNA polymerase IV, translated to MTAFTSPAPRKIIHLDMDAFYASVEQRDFPQYRGKPLVVGGDPSGRGVVAAASYEVRQFGVRSAMSCYEARKRCPDVIFVRPRFDVYRAVSTQIRTIMYSLTPRVEPLSLDEAYLDVTGLQVHKGSATLMANWLRAQILEQTGLTASAGVSFNKMLAKIASDIHKPNGTAIITPDDAEAFISTLPIERFHGIGKATAKRLHAMGVSNGADLRKVSSVTLVNEFGKRGQFYHDIAHGRDERPVKSERQHKSVGSETTFRDNLSDNEQLRAQIYEQNADAFRQMNNKQLIAYTITLKIKYADFTQITRSYTLSTVFINAESAHYWLDKLFLDIPRTLPIRLVGVTYSSLMPATQILPQLNLFD
- a CDS encoding TRAP transporter substrate-binding protein — protein: MKLAPLLSITALAAVSLLGCSNQSDSSSDAASSQETTILRFSHFYPSTSDINEQIFEPWAKKIEADSNGRLKVEVYPSATISKADTAYESAVKGTIDIGSQVQGYTSGRFPLSQIAELPGLSNSSTQTGCMLQTLYDNGTIASEYEDSHLLFMFATGPGTLHSTNKLIKTPEDMRGMRIRRPSAVAGDIIESMGASPVGLPANDIYTSLQRGVVDGLSFPWEAMATFKLDELTKYHTNMPFYSSALMVTMNKDKYEGLPEDLKQVIDDNSGMTLSKKVGAMWDKTYSVQLQAARDKGDEVIDILDPLNDPDWKGPLEKGTQKYLDDVNALGLDADGVYEKAKAASIACKV
- a CDS encoding SMP-30/gluconolactonase/LRE family protein → MSKYELDVVVDDFHYLEGPRWYKNALWFVDFYTQGVYRVNEQGVAEKIVHIEQQPSGLGWLPDGRMLVVSMKDRKVLRLEDNGELVVHADIWEHCGGHANDMVVAPNGNAYVGNFGFDLMGGADHEHAGLVLVRPDGSSQVVAEGLSFPNGMVISADEKTLIVNELFGNKISQFDINADGTLGEKRDFASFGELGDEPNLGVRIGNAKILPDGLALDSEGAVWIADTLNQRAVRISEGGEILETVDTAPDGIFAVALGGQDGKTLFMCAAPDWDEASRKAETKGRMLSTQVKVGHAGTP
- the queA gene encoding tRNA preQ1(34) S-adenosylmethionine ribosyltransferase-isomerase QueA, coding for MNDIKHDDAPLTYLSVADYDYELPDELIARYPLAQRSDSKLLYLPAIDHKEQPSQPQDHLFTALPSLLSAGDLIVFNDTKVMKARLFGKKDTGGRVEVLIERLVDSSGLKDNVDINNETLAMYSNIALGHVKASKAPKLGQRLWLADERMSCEMIGRQDNLFILAFDAPVLPDLELYGELPIPPYFDRHADATDNTRYQTIFHDPAKLASVAAPTASLHFDETVLSALANKGINTAFVTLHVGAGTFAPVKTENLLNHTMHSEYAHLPQATADLINQTHAKGNKVIAVGTTVARVLETAYQKTANNGQSVATWSGDTDIFIYPGFKFGVIDRLITNFHLPKSTLLMLVSAFAGKAAIEQAYQHAISHQYRFFSYGDAMLLDKKAF
- a CDS encoding lytic murein transglycosylase; the protein is MMLKKQYAILLPILVAAGCATQPTMQQSSKPVRQGNVKVTQTQTIKVKPAPVIIQQQTVITPKPSYRSFSDWKSDFSMRAMSAGYSSSDVQRLLSSAYLNEQVISLDSGQPEFSKMPWEYADSAASDARIATGKRKFAEQRSYLSSLESQYGVDAEIIAAIWGMESSYGAVTGNSYLPSALASLAYDGRRQEFAETQLLSLMQLLQRGDVSWSQLEGSWAGGMGQTQFIPDTWVKHGVDGDSNGHRNPWSTADALASTANYLSNSGWVRGLAPFYEVTLPASFDYSTVSTKQPAARWAALGLDTIDDVNLDANTQMELWLPAGKDGPALLLSPNFDVIKVYNNSSNYALGVSLLGNAIVGKSGLRKSWPRYERPLSTSQVTRLQQRLTSAGYDTKGTDGIIGTNTRKAFQSWQANNGQTPDGFISQSSASSLTSW
- a CDS encoding DedA family protein, translated to MNQISEWILAIMAKFGYLGIIFAMFAENVFPPIPSELIMPAAGFAASRGDLNLILVILAGTFGAMLGALPLYYLGSIFDKERLMTLTEKYGKYVFVKPEDISATNDWFDNHGKKAVFFGRMVPGIRSFISIPAGMNKMPLLSFLALTALGSSIWTTVLTLAGYYFGENYQVVETTLAPYSKIFGALALIIIVGWFIKRRLSD